From a region of the Arvicanthis niloticus isolate mArvNil1 chromosome 6, mArvNil1.pat.X, whole genome shotgun sequence genome:
- the Mrps7 gene encoding small ribosomal subunit protein uS7m isoform X2: MAAPALRAARRWSGLALGVRCAVWNLPGLTQVRWSRYAPEFKDPVIDKEYYRKPVAELTEEEKYEQELKKTQLIKAAAAAETSSVFADPVISKFTNMMMKGGNKVLARSLMAQTLEAVKRKQFEKYRAASAEEQAAIERNPYRIFHGALKNCEPVIGLVPILKGGHFYQVPVPLADRRRRFLAMKWMITECRENKPRRMLMPEKLSHELLEAFHNRGPVIKRKHNMHKMAEANRALAHYRWW; the protein is encoded by the exons ATGGCTGCCCCCGCACTGCGGGCTGCGCGTCGGTGGTCCGGGCTGGCCCTGGGAGTGAGGTGTGCAGTGTGGAACCTTCCAGG GCTCACACAGGTGAGGTGGAGCCGCTATGCCCCCGAATTCAAGGATCCTGTGATTGACAAGGAATATTACCGCAAGCCGGTGGCGGAACTCACCGAAGAGGAGAAGTATGAGCAGGAGCTCAAGAAAACCCAGCTCATCAAAGCTGCGGCTGCCGCTGAAACTAGCTCGGTGTTCGCAGACCCTGTCATCAG CAAATTCACCAACATGATGATGAAGGGAGGCAACAAAGTTCTGGCCCGATCCCTCATGGCCCAG ACTCTGGAAGCTGTGAAGAGGAAGCAGTTTGAGAAGTACCGTGCTGCCTCCGCCGAGGAGCAGGCCGCCATTGAACGGAACCCCTACAGGATCTTCCACGGGGCACTGAAAAACTGTGAGCCTGTGATTGGGTTGGTGCCTATCCTCAAAGGGGGCCACTTCTACCAG GTCCCTGTGCCTCTGGCTGACCGGCGCCGGCGGTTCCTGGCCATGAAATGGATGATCACAGAGTGCCGCGAGAATAAGCCGCGCCGCATGCTGATGCCAGAGAAGCTGTCGCATGAGCTGCTGGAAGCTTTTCATAACCGGGGTCCCGTGATCAAGAGGAAGCACAACATGCATAAGATGGCAGAGGCCAACCGCGCCCTGGCCCACTACCGCTGGTGGtag
- the Mrps7 gene encoding small ribosomal subunit protein uS7m isoform X1: protein MAAPALRAARRWSGLALGVRLTQVRWSRYAPEFKDPVIDKEYYRKPVAELTEEEKYEQELKKTQLIKAAAAAETSSVFADPVISKFTNMMMKGGNKVLARSLMAQTLEAVKRKQFEKYRAASAEEQAAIERNPYRIFHGALKNCEPVIGLVPILKGGHFYQVPVPLADRRRRFLAMKWMITECRENKPRRMLMPEKLSHELLEAFHNRGPVIKRKHNMHKMAEANRALAHYRWW, encoded by the exons ATGGCTGCCCCCGCACTGCGGGCTGCGCGTCGGTGGTCCGGGCTGGCCCTGGGAGTGAG GCTCACACAGGTGAGGTGGAGCCGCTATGCCCCCGAATTCAAGGATCCTGTGATTGACAAGGAATATTACCGCAAGCCGGTGGCGGAACTCACCGAAGAGGAGAAGTATGAGCAGGAGCTCAAGAAAACCCAGCTCATCAAAGCTGCGGCTGCCGCTGAAACTAGCTCGGTGTTCGCAGACCCTGTCATCAG CAAATTCACCAACATGATGATGAAGGGAGGCAACAAAGTTCTGGCCCGATCCCTCATGGCCCAG ACTCTGGAAGCTGTGAAGAGGAAGCAGTTTGAGAAGTACCGTGCTGCCTCCGCCGAGGAGCAGGCCGCCATTGAACGGAACCCCTACAGGATCTTCCACGGGGCACTGAAAAACTGTGAGCCTGTGATTGGGTTGGTGCCTATCCTCAAAGGGGGCCACTTCTACCAG GTCCCTGTGCCTCTGGCTGACCGGCGCCGGCGGTTCCTGGCCATGAAATGGATGATCACAGAGTGCCGCGAGAATAAGCCGCGCCGCATGCTGATGCCAGAGAAGCTGTCGCATGAGCTGCTGGAAGCTTTTCATAACCGGGGTCCCGTGATCAAGAGGAAGCACAACATGCATAAGATGGCAGAGGCCAACCGCGCCCTGGCCCACTACCGCTGGTGGtag